A genomic segment from Rhodospirillum centenum SW encodes:
- a CDS encoding AMP-binding protein has protein sequence MDSIPAPHPDSARAPETGIPWRDTGLIPPDVVVEHRPDGCILLRSGLSMEPPARSVIDWLRRWAAEAPDRPMLVQREALPDGRWGDWRGLTYAEARERADRIGRSLLALGLGPERPVMILSGNGIEHALLMLGALTVGVPVAPASPAYSLLSQDCARIRHIAALLRPGLVFADHGGRYARAIAVAREELGPDVPVVVPDGAAPAGACLRFDELVGGPLDAEERARVEAAHAATGPRTVAKYLFTSGSTGMPKAVINTQGMMTANQAMSAATTRFPAPGVHLDWLPWNHTFGGNQNFNANLRTGGTLYIDAGKPLPGQFAETVRNLREISPTTYGNVPVAYAMLAAALDQDEALRRSFFSRLEAMAYGGAVLPLEVWQKMQDHAVRTTGSRIPFLTGYGMTETAPTATSVHWAALPEAAGTIGLPLPGVELKLAPVGTKFELRIRGPIVTPGYYKDPERTRAAFDEEGFYRTGDAGRLIDPRDPAQGLIMDGRLVEDFKLTSGTWVHVGPLRIGVLDACAPVLLDAVVCGLSRDDVRLLAWPNLMGCQKLADDPGGSLPPAMLLAHPAVQGRLRQGLRDWNARNPGLSTRVRALLLLTEPPSMDAGEITDKGYINQRATQERRAALVGALYADPAPAGTILLE, from the coding sequence ATGGACAGCATTCCAGCCCCGCACCCGGACTCCGCCCGCGCTCCGGAAACCGGCATCCCCTGGCGGGACACCGGCCTGATCCCGCCCGATGTCGTGGTGGAGCACCGGCCCGACGGCTGCATCCTGCTCCGTTCCGGCCTGTCCATGGAGCCGCCGGCGCGCAGCGTCATCGACTGGCTGCGCCGCTGGGCGGCGGAGGCGCCGGACCGGCCGATGCTGGTGCAGCGGGAGGCGCTGCCCGACGGGCGCTGGGGCGACTGGCGCGGCCTGACCTATGCCGAGGCGCGCGAGCGGGCGGACCGGATCGGCCGTTCCCTGCTGGCCCTGGGGCTGGGACCGGAGCGGCCGGTGATGATCCTGTCCGGCAACGGCATCGAGCACGCGCTGCTGATGCTGGGGGCGCTGACGGTGGGGGTGCCGGTGGCCCCGGCCAGCCCGGCCTACAGCCTGCTGAGCCAGGACTGCGCCCGCATCCGCCACATCGCGGCGCTGCTGCGGCCCGGGCTGGTCTTCGCCGACCATGGCGGACGCTACGCCCGCGCCATCGCCGTGGCGCGGGAGGAACTGGGGCCGGACGTGCCGGTCGTCGTGCCGGATGGCGCCGCGCCCGCTGGAGCCTGTCTGCGCTTCGACGAGCTGGTCGGCGGCCCGCTGGACGCGGAGGAGCGCGCGCGGGTGGAGGCCGCCCACGCCGCCACGGGGCCGCGGACGGTGGCGAAATACCTGTTCACCTCCGGCTCCACCGGCATGCCCAAGGCGGTGATCAACACCCAGGGCATGATGACGGCGAACCAGGCCATGTCGGCCGCCACCACCCGCTTCCCGGCGCCGGGCGTGCATCTGGACTGGCTGCCCTGGAACCACACCTTCGGCGGCAACCAGAACTTCAACGCCAACCTGCGCACCGGCGGCACCCTCTACATCGACGCCGGCAAGCCGCTGCCCGGCCAGTTCGCGGAGACGGTGCGGAACCTGCGGGAGATCAGCCCCACCACCTACGGCAACGTGCCGGTCGCCTATGCCATGCTGGCCGCCGCCCTGGACCAGGACGAGGCGCTGCGCCGCAGCTTCTTCTCGCGGCTGGAGGCGATGGCCTATGGCGGGGCGGTGCTGCCGCTGGAGGTCTGGCAGAAGATGCAGGACCATGCCGTGCGCACGACCGGCAGCCGCATCCCCTTCCTGACCGGCTACGGCATGACGGAGACGGCGCCGACCGCGACCAGCGTCCACTGGGCGGCGCTGCCGGAGGCCGCCGGCACCATCGGCCTGCCGCTGCCGGGGGTGGAGCTGAAGCTGGCCCCGGTGGGGACCAAGTTCGAGCTGCGCATCCGCGGCCCCATCGTGACGCCGGGCTATTACAAGGACCCCGAGCGGACCCGCGCCGCCTTCGACGAGGAGGGGTTCTACCGCACCGGCGACGCCGGGCGCCTGATCGACCCGCGCGACCCGGCCCAGGGGCTGATCATGGACGGCCGGCTGGTGGAGGACTTCAAGCTGACCTCCGGCACCTGGGTGCATGTCGGCCCCCTGCGCATCGGGGTGCTGGACGCCTGCGCTCCGGTGCTGCTGGACGCCGTCGTCTGCGGCCTGTCGCGCGACGACGTGCGGCTGCTGGCCTGGCCCAACCTGATGGGCTGCCAGAAGCTGGCGGACGATCCCGGCGGCAGCCTGCCGCCGGCCATGCTGCTGGCGCATCCCGCCGTGCAGGGCCGGCTGCGCCAGGGCCTGCGCGACTGGAACGCCCGCAATCCGGGGCTGAGCACCCGGGTCCGGGCGCTGCTGCTGCTGACCGAGCCGCCGTCGATGGACGCGGGCGAGATCACGGACAAGGGCTACATCAACCAGCGCGCCACGCAGGAGCGCCGCGCCGCCCTGGTCGGGGCGCTGTACGCCGACCCGGCGCCGGCGGGAACGATCCTGCTGGAGTAG
- a CDS encoding hemolysin family protein, producing the protein MLSVEISIVVLLILLNGFFAMSELAVVSARRGRLQQMAEEGSHAARTALALQEDPSRFLSAVQIGITLIGILNGAVGSATLGDRLGRVLETVPSLAGYGALLGTAIVVVIITYLSLIAGELVPKRIALNNAERIAAFAAPVMSGLSRATAPFVWLLGASTEAMLKLLRIPDRPDSTVTEEEVKSLIAEGTASGVFEPEEKRMIEGVLRLSDRTVRSIMTPRLDVDWLDVDADPDSLRRDIQEAGHSRYVVCRGDLDDVVGVVHIRDLLEAQFAGRPLDLRAATRDALVVHDGTEVMRLLELFKKTGQQIAVAVDEYGSVEGVATLTDVMEAIAGDLPEAGEEGEEADVVRRADGSYLIDGMLAVEEVESLLSLRSLRDEDGEYHTIAGFVLFKLGHIPKAGEGFSHDGWRFEVVDMDARRIDKVMVSRLTQQEP; encoded by the coding sequence ATGCTTTCCGTTGAAATCTCGATCGTCGTCCTGCTGATCCTCCTGAACGGCTTCTTCGCCATGTCCGAGCTGGCCGTCGTCTCCGCCCGCCGGGGCCGCCTGCAACAGATGGCCGAGGAGGGCAGCCACGCCGCCCGTACCGCGCTGGCCCTGCAGGAGGACCCGTCGCGGTTCCTCTCCGCGGTGCAGATCGGCATCACCCTGATCGGCATCCTGAACGGTGCCGTCGGCAGCGCCACCCTGGGCGACCGGCTGGGCCGGGTGCTGGAGACGGTGCCGTCGCTGGCCGGCTACGGCGCGCTGCTGGGCACGGCCATCGTCGTCGTCATCATCACCTATCTGTCGCTGATCGCGGGCGAGCTGGTGCCCAAGCGCATCGCGCTGAACAATGCCGAGCGCATCGCCGCCTTCGCCGCCCCGGTGATGTCGGGCCTGTCGCGCGCCACGGCGCCGTTCGTCTGGCTGCTGGGGGCGTCGACCGAGGCGATGCTGAAGCTGCTGCGTATCCCGGACAGGCCGGACTCCACGGTGACCGAGGAGGAGGTCAAGAGCCTGATCGCCGAGGGCACCGCCAGCGGCGTGTTCGAGCCGGAGGAGAAGCGGATGATCGAGGGCGTGCTGCGCCTGTCGGACCGCACCGTCCGCTCGATCATGACGCCGCGGCTGGACGTGGACTGGCTGGACGTGGACGCCGATCCCGACAGCCTGCGCCGCGACATCCAGGAGGCGGGCCATTCCCGCTACGTCGTCTGCCGCGGCGACCTGGACGACGTGGTCGGCGTCGTCCACATCCGCGACCTGCTGGAGGCGCAGTTCGCGGGGCGCCCCCTCGATCTGCGCGCCGCCACCCGCGACGCCCTGGTCGTGCATGACGGCACCGAGGTCATGCGCCTGCTGGAGCTGTTCAAGAAGACCGGGCAGCAGATCGCCGTGGCGGTGGACGAGTACGGCTCCGTCGAGGGCGTCGCCACCCTGACCGACGTGATGGAGGCCATCGCCGGCGACCTGCCCGAGGCGGGGGAGGAGGGCGAGGAGGCCGACGTGGTCCGCCGTGCCGACGGCTCCTACCTGATCGACGGCATGCTGGCCGTGGAGGAGGTGGAGAGCCTGCTCTCCCTGCGCAGCCTGCGCGACGAGGACGGCGAGTACCACACCATCGCCGGCTTCGTGCTCTTCAAGCTGGGCCACATCCCCAAGGCCGGCGAAGGGTTCAGCCATGACGGCTGGCGCTTCGAGGTGGTGGACATGGACGCCCGCCGCATCGACAAGGTCATGGTCTCCCGCCTGACGCAGCAGGAGCCGTAG
- a CDS encoding phage shock protein B, translating into MLSGGQLVALFALAIPIVAIVMNHMTGWRKAKAQGLSEGAAAELAARAAGLEDRVGQLERILDAESPGWRARH; encoded by the coding sequence ATGTTGAGCGGTGGTCAACTCGTTGCGCTGTTCGCCCTGGCGATCCCCATCGTCGCCATCGTCATGAACCACATGACCGGCTGGCGGAAGGCGAAGGCCCAGGGCCTGTCCGAAGGGGCGGCGGCCGAGCTTGCGGCCCGCGCCGCCGGCCTGGAGGACCGCGTCGGACAGCTTGAACGCATCCTGGACGCGGAAAGCCCCGGCTGGCGGGCCCGGCACTGA
- a CDS encoding type II toxin-antitoxin system PemK/MazF family toxin: protein MSCTEAGENASGANHHSNPILIGFLLAGKHLRAAMPIQDHPPAGTVLLCDFDQGFKEPEMVKRRPVIVVSPKISVRAGLCTVVALSMEDPRPRMPYHCQIRLDPPLPEPWGDQLRWVKGDMIYAVGFHRLDFPRIGKDERGRRLYRTAPIPEDDMRKVRGCVLSALGLGGLTRHLR, encoded by the coding sequence ATGAGCTGCACGGAAGCAGGGGAGAATGCCTCTGGCGCGAATCATCATTCCAATCCTATTCTCATCGGATTCCTGCTCGCCGGAAAACATCTCAGGGCTGCGATGCCCATTCAAGATCACCCTCCTGCCGGCACTGTTCTCCTCTGCGACTTCGACCAGGGGTTCAAGGAACCCGAAATGGTGAAGCGCCGGCCCGTGATCGTCGTCAGTCCGAAGATCAGCGTCCGTGCCGGCCTTTGCACTGTCGTGGCGCTGAGCATGGAAGACCCCCGCCCGAGGATGCCCTACCATTGCCAGATCAGGCTTGATCCGCCCCTGCCGGAGCCCTGGGGAGACCAGCTTCGCTGGGTAAAGGGAGATATGATCTATGCCGTTGGTTTCCACCGGCTGGATTTTCCAAGGATCGGGAAGGACGAGAGGGGACGACGCCTCTACAGGACCGCGCCAATCCCCGAGGACGACATGCGCAAGGTGAGAGGCTGCGTGCTCAGCGCCCTCGGGTTGGGTGGATTGACAAGGCACCTGCGCTAG
- a CDS encoding MmcB family DNA repair protein — translation MTGALPALPRPPSEAAAAITRGVRRALADRGIATLVEFPLANGRRADVFGLAEDGGVLIVEVKSCVADFRADHKWPDYREFCDCFYFAVAADFPQELIPDGCGLMVADAFGAEVLREAPVLKLAAARRKAVTLRAAQAAAARLHRLEDPGRVL, via the coding sequence ATGACGGGCGCGCTGCCCGCCCTGCCGCGTCCCCCGTCCGAGGCCGCCGCGGCGATCACCCGCGGGGTGCGCCGGGCGCTGGCGGACCGTGGCATCGCCACGCTGGTGGAGTTCCCGCTGGCGAACGGCCGCCGTGCCGACGTGTTCGGGCTGGCCGAGGATGGCGGCGTGCTGATCGTGGAGGTCAAGAGCTGCGTCGCCGACTTCCGCGCCGACCACAAATGGCCGGACTACCGGGAGTTCTGCGACTGTTTCTATTTCGCCGTCGCCGCCGACTTCCCGCAGGAGCTGATCCCCGACGGCTGCGGCCTGATGGTGGCGGACGCCTTCGGGGCGGAGGTGCTGCGCGAGGCGCCGGTGCTGAAGCTGGCCGCCGCCCGGCGCAAGGCCGTCACCCTGCGCGCGGCCCAGGCCGCCGCCGCCCGGCTGCACCGGCTGGAGGACCCCGGCCGGGTCCTGTAG
- a CDS encoding glutathione S-transferase family protein: MPTLYGCPGCGSAAVEAAFTLAGEPYEYILTDPGGDPATVARLHAVNPMGQVPALLLEDGTVLTESAAILLWLADRHPRLAPAPGDPARAPFLRWLLFLAGAVYPMYTVGDFPERWVGGEAAQRELRTATVARILSCWRTLEQALDPAPLLPGPRLSGPWLLGAEPTLLDIYAATLSRWRPGRDRIRVVAPRVIAACERAEALPALAPVWARNFPEG; encoded by the coding sequence ATGCCGACCCTGTACGGATGCCCGGGCTGCGGCTCGGCGGCGGTCGAAGCCGCCTTCACCCTGGCCGGCGAACCCTATGAGTACATCCTGACCGACCCTGGCGGCGACCCGGCCACGGTGGCGCGGCTGCATGCCGTGAACCCGATGGGACAGGTGCCGGCCCTGCTGCTGGAGGACGGTACGGTGCTGACGGAAAGCGCGGCCATCCTGCTCTGGCTGGCGGACCGCCACCCCCGGCTGGCCCCGGCGCCGGGCGATCCGGCCCGGGCGCCGTTCCTGCGCTGGCTGCTGTTCCTGGCGGGGGCCGTCTACCCCATGTACACGGTGGGCGACTTCCCCGAACGCTGGGTCGGGGGTGAGGCGGCGCAGCGGGAGCTGCGCACCGCCACGGTGGCGCGCATCCTGTCCTGCTGGCGCACCCTGGAACAGGCGCTGGACCCCGCCCCCTTGCTGCCGGGTCCCCGGCTGTCGGGTCCCTGGCTTCTGGGTGCGGAGCCCACCCTGCTGGACATCTATGCCGCCACGCTCAGCCGCTGGCGGCCGGGGCGCGACCGCATCCGGGTCGTGGCGCCCCGGGTGATCGCCGCCTGCGAGCGGGCCGAGGCCCTGCCCGCCCTGGCCCCCGTCTGGGCGCGCAACTTCCCCGAAGGCTGA
- the rfaE1 gene encoding D-glycero-beta-D-manno-heptose-7-phosphate kinase: MSDLTALIDALPDARVLVVGDVMLDLFTHGSVERISPEAPIPVLRVERETAMPGGAGNVACNLAALGTQVRLLSVVGEDAAGAQVRALAAERLGGADGLLSDAGRCTTRKTRFLAGGQQLLRADSETVAPLSPALADALVARAVAALDSSAVLVLSDYGKGVLTAAVTERLLEAAAAAGRPVLVDPKGTDFARYRGAAAVTPNRRELALASGLPVGTDAEVEIASARLIAAAGIGAVVATRSEEGMSVVRAGPQGPEATHLKAEAREVFDVSGAGDTVVATLAAALATGADLADAARLANLAAGIVVGKVGTAVVRPDELRAALHRQDWAAGEAKCLGLDAAQERVARWRRKGLTVGFTNGCFDLLHPGHVSLLAQARAACDRLVVGLNSDASVRRLKGETRPVQGEAARATVLASLADVDLVVIFEEDTPLRLIETLRPDVLVKGADYTVETVVGAGLVQSYGGRVLLADLVEGQSTTRMVGRMRG; encoded by the coding sequence ATGAGCGACCTGACCGCCCTGATCGACGCCCTGCCCGACGCCCGTGTGCTGGTGGTGGGGGATGTCATGCTGGACCTGTTCACCCATGGCAGCGTCGAGCGCATCTCCCCCGAGGCGCCGATCCCCGTGCTGCGGGTGGAGCGCGAGACCGCCATGCCGGGCGGCGCCGGCAACGTGGCCTGCAACCTCGCCGCCCTGGGGACGCAGGTGCGCCTGCTCTCCGTCGTGGGGGAGGACGCGGCCGGTGCCCAGGTCCGCGCCCTGGCGGCGGAACGGCTGGGCGGGGCCGACGGGCTGCTGTCCGATGCCGGCCGCTGCACCACGCGCAAGACCCGCTTCCTGGCCGGCGGCCAGCAGCTTCTGCGCGCCGACAGCGAGACGGTGGCGCCGCTCTCCCCGGCGCTGGCGGACGCGCTCGTCGCCCGCGCCGTGGCCGCGCTGGACAGTTCCGCCGTCCTGGTCCTGTCCGACTACGGCAAGGGCGTGCTGACCGCGGCCGTGACGGAGCGCCTGCTGGAAGCGGCCGCGGCGGCCGGGCGGCCGGTGCTGGTCGATCCCAAGGGCACCGACTTCGCCCGCTACCGCGGGGCGGCGGCCGTGACGCCGAACCGCCGCGAACTGGCCCTGGCCAGCGGCCTGCCGGTCGGCACGGATGCCGAGGTGGAAATAGCCTCCGCCCGCCTGATCGCCGCGGCCGGGATCGGCGCCGTCGTCGCCACCCGCAGCGAGGAGGGCATGTCCGTCGTCCGCGCCGGTCCGCAGGGGCCGGAGGCGACGCACCTGAAGGCCGAGGCGCGGGAGGTGTTCGACGTCTCCGGCGCCGGCGACACGGTGGTGGCGACGCTGGCCGCGGCCCTGGCCACGGGGGCGGACCTGGCGGACGCGGCCCGGCTCGCCAACCTCGCCGCCGGCATCGTCGTCGGCAAGGTCGGCACCGCCGTGGTCCGCCCCGACGAGCTGCGGGCCGCCCTGCACCGGCAGGACTGGGCGGCGGGGGAGGCCAAGTGCCTCGGCCTCGACGCCGCACAGGAGCGGGTCGCCCGCTGGCGCCGCAAGGGCCTGACGGTGGGCTTCACCAACGGCTGCTTCGACCTGCTGCACCCCGGCCATGTCTCGCTGCTGGCGCAGGCGCGGGCCGCCTGCGACCGGCTGGTGGTGGGGCTGAACAGCGACGCCTCCGTCCGCCGGCTGAAGGGGGAGACGCGGCCGGTGCAGGGGGAGGCGGCGCGGGCCACCGTGCTGGCCTCGCTGGCGGACGTGGATCTGGTGGTGATCTTCGAGGAGGATACACCCCTGCGCCTGATCGAGACGCTGCGGCCCGACGTGCTGGTCAAGGGCGCCGACTACACGGTGGAGACGGTGGTCGGCGCCGGGCTGGTGCAGTCCTACGGCGGCCGCGTCCTGCTCGCCGATCTGGTGGAGGGGCAGAGCACCACCCGCATGGTCGGCCGCATGCGCGGCTGA
- a CDS encoding glycosyltransferase yields the protein MQNQTVSKSAAACPGPRIAAIVCTHNRAWHLARALDSLRAQTLAPAAFEVVVVDNGSTDDTRDVIARGIAGASNMRSVFEPVLGLSRARNTGWRQAQAPLIAYLDDDAVAGPDWLERLLRAFADPRAGVVGGRILGDWEVPRPAWLARQLLPSLTVIDWGERPFTVRPPCFVAGANIAFRREHLERLDGFSEHLGRKGGLLLSAEEREMTRRIEALGFETRYEPAACVRHWVGRERLTQAWFLERAHWQGVSEALAEMDGRTLPQAEREARARRRLFARQVLKNRLLALLGNRSRPRLFVAHVDIARARAYAETLRRGAAPAEAVAPEPAPALGR from the coding sequence ATGCAGAACCAGACCGTATCCAAGTCCGCTGCCGCTTGCCCCGGCCCGCGCATCGCCGCGATCGTCTGCACCCACAACCGCGCCTGGCATCTGGCCCGCGCGCTGGACAGCCTGCGCGCCCAGACGCTGGCGCCCGCGGCGTTCGAGGTCGTGGTCGTGGACAACGGCTCGACCGACGACACGCGCGACGTCATCGCCCGCGGCATCGCCGGCGCGTCCAACATGCGCAGCGTGTTCGAGCCGGTGCTGGGCCTCTCCCGCGCCCGCAACACGGGCTGGCGGCAGGCGCAGGCCCCCCTCATCGCCTATCTGGACGACGACGCCGTGGCCGGGCCGGACTGGCTGGAACGGCTGCTCCGGGCGTTCGCGGACCCGCGTGCCGGCGTCGTCGGCGGCCGCATCCTGGGCGACTGGGAGGTGCCGCGGCCGGCCTGGCTGGCCAGGCAGCTCCTGCCCAGCCTGACCGTGATCGACTGGGGCGAGCGGCCGTTCACGGTGCGGCCGCCCTGCTTCGTGGCCGGCGCCAACATCGCCTTCCGGCGCGAACACCTGGAACGGCTGGACGGCTTCTCCGAGCATCTGGGCCGCAAGGGCGGCCTGCTGCTCTCGGCGGAGGAGCGGGAGATGACCCGGCGGATCGAGGCGCTGGGCTTCGAGACACGCTATGAGCCGGCCGCCTGCGTGCGCCACTGGGTCGGGCGCGAGCGGCTGACCCAGGCCTGGTTCCTGGAGCGCGCCCACTGGCAGGGCGTCTCCGAGGCGCTGGCGGAGATGGACGGCCGCACCCTGCCCCAGGCCGAGCGCGAGGCGCGCGCCCGGCGGCGGCTGTTCGCCCGGCAGGTGCTGAAGAACCGGCTGCTGGCCCTGCTGGGCAACCGCAGCCGGCCGCGCCTGTTCGTGGCGCATGTCGATATCGCCCGCGCCCGCGCCTATGCCGAGACGCTGCGCCGCGGCGCCGCCCCGGCAGAGGCGGTGGCACCGGAGCCAGCCCCCGCCCTCGGGCGCTGA
- a CDS encoding VOC family protein codes for MNAQANAVQTPAPEDRPAIEGGVVPYLQVDGAIEAAAFYGRALGAEQRAIRAADQKGRTMHVHMLINGGSVMLSDPCPEQGYPQQPAQGFTLLLAVDDVQAWWDRAVGAGMTEAMPLQDMAWGDRYGQLRDPFGVTWALASPIR; via the coding sequence ATGAACGCGCAGGCCAACGCCGTGCAGACCCCCGCGCCGGAGGACCGGCCGGCCATCGAAGGCGGGGTGGTTCCCTATCTCCAGGTGGACGGCGCCATCGAGGCGGCCGCCTTCTATGGCCGGGCCCTGGGGGCGGAGCAGCGGGCCATCCGGGCCGCCGACCAGAAGGGCCGGACCATGCATGTCCACATGCTGATCAACGGCGGCTCGGTCATGCTGAGCGACCCCTGTCCGGAGCAGGGCTATCCGCAGCAGCCGGCCCAGGGATTCACCCTGCTGCTCGCCGTGGACGATGTGCAGGCCTGGTGGGACCGGGCCGTGGGCGCCGGGATGACGGAGGCGATGCCGCTTCAGGACATGGCCTGGGGCGACCGTTACGGCCAGCTCCGCGACCCGTTCGGGGTGACCTGGGCGCTGGCTTCTCCGATCCGCTAG
- a CDS encoding alkaline phosphatase family protein has protein sequence MTCPVIAIGLDSAEHTLVQRWMREGRLPTLARLWNEGLHAELDNFAVYSAELPWTTFLTGSVPERTGYWTPILYDALTYSVRQRGGYGFDPVPPFYALGPDWKVAVFDVPQSVISDRVSGVQALAWGAHSPQTPRASSPPGLMDELIARHGDHPAFLDDNLEPWETGREGPFLEKMLTGIRRRGEICADLMRRDRWNLFLTVFGEPHSAGHALWHRSDPAHPLYEPPADGVDPVLQVQEEVDRACARILEAAPADARVLLFSVHGMEGNSMDLPSMFFLPELMYRYSMGRAAFADGTPGAPLPEPRSLLRDRHWAAEVYARKVDVNPLRRLARRHARFDYTWEIEKRLGWGGGPAHPNHYDDLRFIPAMWYANCWPQMRAFALPSFADGYVRINLKGREANGIVDPADYDRTCEDIARTIRDLVNPRNGRPIARTVHRTRANPLPDDPTLAEADLVVEWDPVPADVADHPVHGRIGPVPYRRTGSHTSEGFAVIAGPGIPHGSLPKGHGTDMAPTILHLMGAPVPNSLDGVSLLNRPEPEPLRGAAE, from the coding sequence ATGACCTGTCCGGTAATCGCCATCGGGCTGGATTCCGCCGAGCACACGCTGGTGCAGCGCTGGATGCGCGAGGGCCGGCTGCCGACCCTGGCCCGGCTCTGGAACGAAGGACTGCACGCGGAACTGGACAATTTCGCCGTCTATTCCGCCGAGCTGCCCTGGACCACGTTCCTGACCGGCAGCGTGCCCGAGCGCACCGGCTACTGGACGCCGATCCTGTACGATGCCCTGACCTATTCGGTGCGCCAGCGCGGCGGCTACGGCTTCGACCCGGTGCCGCCCTTCTACGCGCTGGGACCGGACTGGAAGGTCGCCGTCTTCGACGTGCCGCAGTCCGTCATCTCCGACCGGGTGTCCGGGGTGCAGGCGCTGGCCTGGGGCGCGCACTCGCCGCAGACCCCGCGCGCCTCCAGCCCGCCGGGCCTGATGGACGAGCTGATCGCCCGCCACGGCGACCACCCCGCCTTCCTGGACGACAATCTGGAGCCCTGGGAGACCGGGCGCGAGGGGCCGTTCCTGGAGAAGATGCTGACCGGCATCCGCCGCCGGGGCGAGATCTGCGCCGACCTGATGCGGCGCGACCGCTGGAACCTGTTCCTGACCGTGTTCGGGGAGCCGCATTCGGCCGGGCACGCGCTCTGGCACCGCTCCGACCCGGCGCATCCGCTGTACGAGCCGCCGGCCGACGGGGTGGACCCCGTGCTCCAGGTCCAGGAGGAGGTGGACCGCGCCTGCGCCCGCATCCTGGAGGCCGCCCCGGCGGATGCGCGGGTGCTGCTGTTCTCGGTCCATGGCATGGAGGGCAACTCCATGGACCTGCCCAGCATGTTCTTCCTGCCCGAACTGATGTACCGCTACAGCATGGGCCGGGCCGCCTTCGCTGATGGCACGCCGGGCGCCCCCCTGCCCGAGCCGCGCAGCCTGCTGCGCGACCGCCACTGGGCGGCCGAGGTCTATGCGCGCAAGGTGGACGTCAACCCGTTGCGCCGGCTGGCGCGGCGCCATGCCCGCTTCGACTACACCTGGGAGATCGAGAAGCGGCTGGGCTGGGGCGGCGGGCCGGCGCACCCGAATCACTATGACGATCTGCGCTTCATCCCGGCCATGTGGTACGCCAACTGCTGGCCGCAGATGCGGGCCTTCGCCCTGCCCAGCTTCGCCGACGGCTATGTCCGCATCAACCTGAAGGGGCGCGAGGCGAACGGCATCGTCGATCCGGCCGACTACGACCGGACCTGCGAGGACATCGCCCGCACCATCCGTGACCTGGTCAACCCCCGCAACGGCCGCCCCATCGCCCGCACCGTCCACCGCACCCGGGCGAACCCGCTGCCCGACGACCCGACCCTGGCCGAGGCCGACCTGGTGGTGGAGTGGGACCCGGTGCCGGCGGACGTGGCCGACCATCCGGTGCATGGCCGGATCGGGCCGGTGCCCTACCGCCGCACCGGCAGCCACACCTCCGAAGGCTTCGCCGTGATCGCCGGTCCGGGCATCCCGCACGGCTCCCTGCCCAAGGGCCACGGCACGGACATGGCCCCCACCATCCTGCACCTGATGGGGGCGCCGGTCCCCAACTCCCTGGACGGGGTGTCGCTGCTGAACCGGCCGGAGCCGGAGCCGCTGCGCGGCGCGGCGGAATAG
- a CDS encoding CIA30 family protein — protein MLTVIDALEAPHPLAGNGAVWRVVTDGVMGGISRAVLARETVAGRPALRLRGEVRLENDGGFVQMALDLAPDGGPVDAAGFAGLELDVLGNGEGYGLHLRTTDIARPWQSYRQGFAAPPAWTTVRLPFAGFVPHRTDVPLDTRRLRRVGLVAIGRAFAADLSLGRLAFYGPA, from the coding sequence ATGCTCACCGTGATCGACGCGCTGGAGGCGCCGCATCCCCTGGCCGGCAACGGGGCCGTCTGGCGGGTGGTGACGGACGGGGTGATGGGGGGCATCTCCCGCGCCGTGCTGGCGCGCGAGACGGTGGCCGGCCGTCCCGCCCTGCGCCTGCGCGGCGAGGTGCGGCTGGAGAACGACGGCGGCTTCGTCCAGATGGCGCTGGACCTTGCTCCGGACGGCGGGCCGGTGGATGCCGCCGGCTTCGCCGGGCTGGAACTGGACGTGCTGGGCAACGGCGAGGGCTATGGCCTGCACCTGCGCACGACGGACATCGCCCGGCCCTGGCAGTCCTACCGCCAGGGCTTCGCCGCGCCGCCGGCCTGGACCACCGTCCGCCTGCCCTTCGCCGGGTTCGTGCCGCACCGGACGGACGTGCCCCTGGACACGCGGCGGCTCCGCCGGGTCGGGCTGGTCGCCATCGGGCGTGCCTTCGCCGCCGACCTGTCGCTGGGGCGGCTGGCCTTCTACGGCCCGGCCTGA